A segment of the Brevibacterium zhoupengii genome:
GACTTGGTTCCGTACGGCAACCTCCGTGCGGAAAACGGTCCGAACAGAGGTGATCAGGTGAGCGACGGCCAGCGCATGAATCAGGTTCAGAGACGAATCGTCCTCATCGGTCTGGTCCCGCTCTTCATGTCTCTGCTCTCAGTGTCGATCATCAACGTCGTCCTGCCGGCCATTGAGACAGATCTCCAGGCCTCGTCCTCGGCCCTGCAATGGGTCCTCACCGGCTACGCTCTGTCTTTCGGCGTCGTGCTCGTGGCAGCAGGACGCGCAGGGGATGTCTTCGGGCGCGGCCAACTGTTCATGATCGGAGTGGGCCTGTTCGGCCTAGCCTCACTTGTGGCCGGCATCGCGCCCGGGGCACTGACTCTCAATGTTGCTCGCGTCTTCATGGGACTGGGGTCAGGACTGCTCAATCCGCAGGTCGTCGGACTGCTGCAGCAGTACTTTCAAGGGCCGCAACGCGGACGCGCCTTCGGACTCATGGGCACCACCGTCGGCCTCTCCGTCGCGACAGGGCCGATCCTCGGCGGTGTCTTCATCGCACTCTTCGGCCCTGAGCTGGGTTGGCGCGCGGCCTTTCTCGTCAATGTCCCCTTCGCAGTCATCTCCCTCATCCTCGCCAAAAGCTGGTTGCCGAAATCAGCCTGGCATCCTATCGGCGCCGACGACGGGTCCGATGCGAACCAGACGGCCGCCTCGGCGAACCGAGGTCCCGTCCCGAAAAGGGAGCGTGATCTCGATCCTGTCGGAGTCACCCTCCTCGGTATCGGTGTCCTCCTTGTGCTGCTGCCCTTCGTCGAGTCCTCGGTCGGCTGGTTCATCTGGTTCGGCCTGCCTCTGGGACTTCTCACGATCTGGTTCTGGACCCGGTGGGAGCGTCGGTACTCCGCCCGCGGACACGCCCCCATGGTCGATCTGAACCTGTTCAGCATCCGGAGCTTCAGCAACGGTTCGATCATCATCACCCTCTACTTCATGGGCGTGACCAGCGTCTGGGTGCTCATCGCCATGTACATGCAACAAGGATTGGGCCACACTGCGCTGGCAGCAGGCATGATCGGTCTCCCGGCTGCCCTGTTGTCGGCTGTATCGGCAGATGTGTCCGGACGATTCGTATTCCAGGTCGGACGTCGACTCGTCGTTTGGGGAATCGTGACCTGCCTGGTGGGTCTGATCTCGACGATCGGCGTCGTCTTCCTGCTCACACAGGGCATCGGCAGCGAATGGTGGATGCTGCTGACTCTGAGCTTCATCGGTGCCGCGCAGGGTATGGTCATCAGCCCGAACCAGACCCTGACGCTGCAGGAGGTTCCGCTGAAGTATGCGGGTTCAGCTGGGGGAGTCCTGCAGACGGGACAACGCATCGGCACGTCGATGGGCTTGGCCATCATGACCGCACTGGCCTTCGCCGTCACCGCAATCAGCGATTGGAACACCGGCATGATCGCCTCGTTCGCGGCGATTGCGATCATCGTGATCCTGGCCGGAATCGTCGGTCTGGCCGAGGTCAGACGAGGCCGGCGCCGTCAGCTCTGAGCGCAATAATGTTACGGAATTTAGACAATCGTGTCTGTCCTCATGTGGAAGACTGTGAACGCACGTTTGCCCATGGAAGGACATATGGTGGTTGAGGCGGTACACGATCTGGACCTGGCTCTCGAAGAGTTGGTGCGCTCAGGTGGGATCGAAACCTATTTCGCCCCCGTCGTCGACGCGTACACCTTCGACAAAGTGGGATATCAGATCCTCCAGGCCCCCATCGATGACCCGGCACTCGGGCACGCTGAATCCGAAAATCTGCGCCGCGAGATGCATGCCTCGGCCATGATCGGCGATATCGATGCCTCACTTCGGGCAACAGCTCTGAGGACTGCCGAGGCGGCGGGGCTGCCCAAATCGAACCGGCTCTTCCTCCACGCAGAAGGCGAATCCTTCGCCACCCTCGAAGACCGCACCGAAGAACCCGACCGCTCAGTCATCTTGCAGCTCGATGCCTCCCGCGTGTCGTCCTCACCAGCGTCCGTCCTCCGCGCGGTCCGTCAGGCCCGTTCGATGGGCTGGGGTGTGGGAATGTCCTCGGTCGGTGCTGACCTGCGCAGCACCTCATTCGTGCCGCTGGTCAATCCGTCTGTCGTCGGTCTTCACCCAGACGTGCTGCGCATCGACTGCGAATCGCATCTGGCTGAACTCAATCGACTCCTCCATGCCCACCTCGAACGCACTGGTGCTGTGATCCTCGCTGAAGGAGTCACCACCGAGGATGATCTCGACCGGGTTCGGGCCTTGGGCGCACGCTTCATGTCAGGGCCGTACTTCGGTCCCGCGACCAAGGAGCCCGAGCCATTCGCTGAACCGATCGAGGACGGCCTGGTCGATCACCATTCGCGAAACCTTCCGGCTCTGGGCACTCCCTATTCGATCGCCCAGGGTCTGCGGCGTGAACCTCTGGTGATGAATCGTGAGCTGCTGATCGCCCAGATCGCGGCCCTCGAAGAACGCGCCCTAGCTTCAGGTGCCGCCACAATCACACTCGGAGTCTTCGGTGAAGACGAGACCTTCTCCCAAGCCACCCGCGATCGCTATGAACGCATCCGCGACACGGTGGGACTCACCGCGATGTTCTCCGGCGGGTTCGCCGAACCGCCGATCTCTGGTGTACGCACAGGCGTCGTCGACGCGTCAGATCCCATGCGCAATGAGCACGGTGTCGTCGTGGTCGGACCCGACTGGTCGGGTCTGGTAGCCGCATCCAAACGCAACGATCCCGGAAGCGACGGCCAGACCGTCTTCGACGTCTACATCACCACGGAACGCTACACCTGCGTCGACGCTGCGCGCAGTGCGCTGACACGCATTTCGCCG
Coding sequences within it:
- a CDS encoding MFS transporter, encoding MSDGQRMNQVQRRIVLIGLVPLFMSLLSVSIINVVLPAIETDLQASSSALQWVLTGYALSFGVVLVAAGRAGDVFGRGQLFMIGVGLFGLASLVAGIAPGALTLNVARVFMGLGSGLLNPQVVGLLQQYFQGPQRGRAFGLMGTTVGLSVATGPILGGVFIALFGPELGWRAAFLVNVPFAVISLILAKSWLPKSAWHPIGADDGSDANQTAASANRGPVPKRERDLDPVGVTLLGIGVLLVLLPFVESSVGWFIWFGLPLGLLTIWFWTRWERRYSARGHAPMVDLNLFSIRSFSNGSIIITLYFMGVTSVWVLIAMYMQQGLGHTALAAGMIGLPAALLSAVSADVSGRFVFQVGRRLVVWGIVTCLVGLISTIGVVFLLTQGIGSEWWMLLTLSFIGAAQGMVISPNQTLTLQEVPLKYAGSAGGVLQTGQRIGTSMGLAIMTALAFAVTAISDWNTGMIASFAAIAIIVILAGIVGLAEVRRGRRRQL
- a CDS encoding EAL domain-containing protein is translated as MVVEAVHDLDLALEELVRSGGIETYFAPVVDAYTFDKVGYQILQAPIDDPALGHAESENLRREMHASAMIGDIDASLRATALRTAEAAGLPKSNRLFLHAEGESFATLEDRTEEPDRSVILQLDASRVSSSPASVLRAVRQARSMGWGVGMSSVGADLRSTSFVPLVNPSVVGLHPDVLRIDCESHLAELNRLLHAHLERTGAVILAEGVTTEDDLDRVRALGARFMSGPYFGPATKEPEPFAEPIEDGLVDHHSRNLPALGTPYSIAQGLRREPLVMNRELLIAQIAALEERALASGAATITLGVFGEDETFSQATRDRYERIRDTVGLTAMFSGGFAEPPISGVRTGVVDASDPMRNEHGVVVVGPDWSGLVAASKRNDPGSDGQTVFDVYITTERYTCVDAARSALTRISPVSSTS